From a single Stackebrandtia endophytica genomic region:
- a CDS encoding FAD-dependent monooxygenase — translation MRIAVVGGGPAGLYFASQLLSRDSTVHIDVYERNAPEDTYGFGVVFSEETMETIEATDPVIHDAMTSSFVTWPAIDIHVRPTPTSPSHLVTSTGHQFAAMSRRELLKLLTDRCRDLGANLWYEHPLTEPPSGYDLVVGADGVRSMIRAAGDFGATTTTHRCRYIWLGTDKVFDTFTFDVRATEQGVMQLHAYPYGEGSTVIVEMPEDVWRRADPTVDYCAEVFADRLDGHRLHHRGTDWVQFITVVCRDWFRGNTVLLGDAVHTAHFSIGSGTKLAMEDAASLARSLHEHDDPTEAMRAYQADRQPKVASTQRAAQASLEWFEDVGQYLHQDPIRFAFNLLTRSRRITYDNLRMRDPKFVATVDDWFAESEVARGAAPPPVTVRPPMFQPFRLGEVELANRVIVSPMDMYSAVDGMPGDFHLVHLGSKALGGAGLVMTEMVCVSPTGRITPGCTGIYTDEQADSWRRVVDFVHEQSSAAIGIQLGHSGRKGSTRLMWEGIDEPLPSGNWPLVAPSPLAYRPDSQVPRELSRTQLADITAEFAAAAARAATCGFDVLELHCAHGYLLSSFISPLTNHRDDEYGGSLENRLRYPLEVLAAIRAEFAGPITVRVSATDWHEDGLSRSESIEVALAFAEAGVVGIDVSCGQVVWPEAPAYGRSFQTPYADRIRQALTRDHPEVAVIAVGAISSADDVNSIILAGRADLCALGRVHLWDPAWTLHAAADYQVPVPWPDQFAAGSRKPPSGRY, via the coding sequence ATGCGGATCGCGGTTGTCGGCGGCGGACCGGCAGGACTCTACTTCGCGTCGCAATTGCTCAGTCGTGACTCGACCGTCCACATCGATGTCTACGAACGCAACGCGCCGGAGGACACCTACGGATTCGGGGTGGTGTTCTCCGAGGAGACGATGGAGACCATCGAGGCGACCGACCCGGTGATCCACGACGCCATGACCTCGTCCTTCGTGACCTGGCCGGCCATCGACATCCATGTTCGACCGACACCGACCTCGCCGAGCCACCTGGTCACCTCCACCGGCCACCAGTTCGCGGCGATGAGCCGACGAGAACTGTTGAAACTGCTGACCGACCGGTGCCGCGACCTGGGCGCCAACCTCTGGTACGAACACCCGCTGACCGAACCACCGAGCGGGTACGACCTCGTCGTCGGGGCCGACGGCGTCCGATCGATGATTCGGGCCGCCGGCGACTTCGGCGCGACCACGACCACTCACCGGTGCCGATACATCTGGCTGGGAACCGACAAGGTCTTCGACACCTTCACCTTCGATGTCCGAGCCACCGAACAGGGCGTCATGCAGCTGCACGCCTATCCCTACGGCGAGGGCTCGACCGTGATCGTGGAGATGCCCGAAGACGTCTGGCGACGCGCCGACCCCACCGTCGACTACTGCGCCGAGGTGTTCGCCGACCGCCTGGACGGACATCGACTGCACCACCGGGGGACCGATTGGGTCCAGTTCATCACCGTGGTCTGCCGGGACTGGTTCCGCGGCAACACCGTCCTCCTCGGCGACGCCGTCCACACCGCGCACTTCTCCATCGGGTCGGGCACCAAACTCGCCATGGAGGACGCCGCCAGTCTGGCCCGATCACTGCACGAGCACGACGACCCCACCGAGGCGATGCGCGCCTATCAGGCCGACCGTCAACCCAAGGTCGCCTCGACGCAGCGCGCCGCGCAGGCCAGCCTCGAATGGTTCGAAGACGTCGGCCAGTACCTGCACCAGGACCCGATCCGATTCGCGTTCAACCTGCTGACCCGATCCCGACGGATCACCTACGACAACCTGCGCATGCGGGACCCGAAGTTCGTGGCGACCGTCGACGACTGGTTCGCCGAATCGGAGGTCGCCCGGGGAGCGGCCCCGCCCCCGGTGACGGTCCGACCCCCCATGTTTCAGCCGTTCCGGTTGGGAGAGGTCGAACTCGCCAACCGGGTCATCGTCTCGCCGATGGACATGTACTCGGCCGTCGACGGGATGCCCGGCGACTTCCACCTGGTCCATCTCGGCTCCAAGGCCCTGGGCGGCGCCGGCCTCGTCATGACCGAGATGGTGTGCGTGTCGCCGACCGGCCGGATCACGCCCGGCTGCACCGGGATCTACACCGACGAACAGGCCGACTCGTGGCGGCGGGTCGTCGACTTCGTCCACGAACAGTCGTCGGCGGCCATCGGCATCCAATTGGGACACTCCGGGCGAAAGGGCTCCACCCGTCTCATGTGGGAGGGCATCGACGAACCGCTGCCCAGCGGAAACTGGCCGCTGGTCGCGCCCTCACCGCTGGCGTACCGGCCGGACAGCCAGGTGCCGCGCGAACTGTCGCGGACACAACTGGCCGACATCACCGCCGAATTCGCCGCGGCCGCCGCCCGTGCCGCCACCTGCGGCTTCGACGTCCTCGAACTGCACTGCGCCCACGGCTACCTGCTGTCGAGTTTCATCTCCCCGCTGACCAACCACCGCGACGACGAGTACGGCGGATCACTGGAGAACCGACTGCGGTATCCGCTGGAGGTACTCGCCGCGATCCGGGCGGAGTTCGCCGGCCCGATCACGGTGCGGGTGTCGGCGACCGACTGGCACGAGGACGGCCTCAGCCGCAGCGAATCGATCGAGGTCGCGCTCGCCTTCGCCGAAGCCGGCGTCGTCGGTATCGACGTCTCCTGCGGTCAGGTGGTGTGGCCCGAGGCGCCCGCCTACGGTCGCTCGTTTCAAACGCCCTACGCCGACCGCATCCGGCAGGCCCTCACCAGGGATCACCCCGAGGTCGCGGTGATCGCCGTCGGTGCGATCTCCTCCGCCGACGACGTCAACTCGATCATCCTGGCCGGTCGGGCGGACCTGTGCGCACTGGGCCGGGTGCACCTGTGGGACCCGGCGTGGACGCTGCACGCCGCCGCCGACTACCAGGTGCCGGTGCCCTGGCCCGACCAGTTCGCGGCCGGAAGTAGGAAACCGCCGTCCGGTCGGTATTGA